The Priestia filamentosa genome includes the window ACAAAAAAAGAAGAAATTAAGCTGTTTCTTAAAAAGGCGAAGCAGAAACCAGAATCCTCACAAAATAGTACTGAGCAGTCTAATGTCTTATCCTTTGCTAAACATAACAGTTCTCTTAATGAAAATAACAATGAAAAAAAACAAGCGCCGCCTCCTTCTTCTATCGATCAAAAAAAGCAGCAAAGAGTCGTTGAACAACGTATTAAAGCTGAACGTGAACGCCAGCGCCTTCAGCAGGAAGAGAAGAAAAAGAACGAGGAACGTTCTACAATATGCCCAGTAGACTCTACTCCTCAGCCTGTAAATCAAGTGAAAAGTGAATTGGTTGAAAAAGTCCAAACATACAAAGATGTATTTGAAGCTTTTGATACATTCAAACGCGAACTTTTAACAGAGGTCAGAAATGAAATTCGCGGTGAAGTGAGAAATGAAATTATTTCTGAAGTAAAAGAACAACTTCAACATAACAATGAGCAGACAGTCGAAGCAATTGAAGCGATTAATGCGGTTGTCTCTGAATCTGGTGAACAAACGTCGAAAGAAGTGCAGCGAGAGCTCAAACATGTTTCAAGCCGCTTAACAAAAATAAGTGAAGAAACAACTGAAGAAATGCAGGGATATGTTGAACAAGTTTCAGCAGAAGCATTAGACAGACAAGCTGAGCTCAAACATTGGCTTACAAATATTGAACAGTCATCGGGAAGTTCAATGGATGAGATGAAAAAAATGGTTCATGAGTTAGAAGAAAATTCAAAGTCGACAAGCTTTGAACTTCGCTCGTTTGCTCATGAGATGACGAAGCGTTCAGACTGGAAAGCAGATGAAATGAAAGATTTAATTGATTCTATTAAACGTGATAGAGCAGCATATGTAAATGAACTAAAGCATGACAGACAAATGCATCGTCAAGATATCGAAGAACGTGAACGTCTCTTCCACGACTTTGTTCATAATTTTAGACAAACAGCAGCAGCTGAAGAAGAAGAAAAAGTCAAATCATGGTGGAGGTTTTGGAAATAAAGGAAGAACGAGAGCCCATTTGGCTCTCGTTCTTAGCGTGGATTTGTTTTTTCTACAGATGTATGGGTGCTTTTAGGATTTTCATTTATTTCACGTGCAATTTCCATTTTATTTGTTTTGTTCACACTTTGTAAACCAGACTTTGTTTTTTGATTACGCTTTGTCATCGTCATTCTCCTCCTTTTATGCTGCTTTCCCTTTTAATATGGGCGAGAATACTCGCCTTCATAACCTAATTTGAAGCTTTACAAACATTTCCGAATAAGGGATATACAAAGATGGAAAAATCATGTTATACTAAGTGCAATTACATAGGAAGTCCACTAGGGGTGCCGTAATGGCTGAGATAAGAGCTTTCTTAATCCCTTTGAACCTGATCTGGTTTATACCAGCGTAGGAAAGTGGCAGCAGCGTTTTTTCGCTCGTTGTCCACTCTTTTTATGAAGAGTGGTTTTTTATTTCCTTTCCCTTTTGGCCTTCCACTATAAGGAGGAAAAATGATGTCTTTTAGTCAAGAACTTCGTCGCCTTGCAGCACCTGTTTATGAAGCAATTTTCAATCACCCTTTTGTGAAAGGAATTGGAGAAGGAAACGTTCCAAAAGACGCTCTTATTCACTACGTTTGTCAAGATTTCGAATATTTAACTTCTTTCTGTCGCGTATATGGCGTTGCTATTTCACGCTGTGAAAATCGTGAACAGATGGAACTTTTTAATGAACAAATCAATTTTGTGCTTCATAGTGAAGTTCATCCTCATCACAATTTTTGCGATGTTGCAGGAGTTAAATATGAAGATCTTCAAGCAAAACCACTAGCACCTGGTGCCCATCATTATATTAACCATATGACAACCGTTGCTCAAACAGGCTCGCTTGGAGAAATCATCGCTGTTCTTCTTCCATGCCCATGGACATACTTAGAAATTGGTCAAAAACTAATTGAGCAACACGATCCGACAGAAGATCATCCTTTCTATGAATGGATTATGTTTTATGGCAAAAAAGAAATGGACTCTGTAACACACAAGCTTTGCGCTCTCTTAGATCAGTGGGCAGAAGGCGCTTCAGAGCGTGAAAAAGAAAAAATGAAAGATCATTTCATCAAAAGCTGTGAGCTTGAGTATTTATTCTGGGATATGGCTTATCAAAAACAGCAGTGGCCAAGTGAAATGAGCCCTGTAGAAGCATAAAAAAAGAGAGACAGGTGTCTCTCTTTTTTATTGAATATTTAATTTCTCGTTTAATTCTTCCGCTGCTTTCTTCGGGTCTTGACTTTTTAAAATAGCTGACACAACAGCAGCTCCTCTAATACCTGTTCCATTTAATTTTTCAATGTTTCCAGCTGTAATTCCACCAATTGCAACAGCTGGAATACGCACGCTTCCCGTAATTTCAGTTAGCTCTTCTTTTGTGATTCCTTTTGCATCAAGTTTTGTGCTTGTCGGAAAAACTGCGCCAACTCCAATATAATCTGCTCCGTCCTCTACTGCTTTTTTTGCTTCTTGAACTGTTCGAACAGATACGCCAACAATCATATCTCCTACAAGAGAACGTACAACTTTTAGTGGCAAATCGTCTTGGCCAACGTGTACGCCAAAAGCCCCAACAGCAAGCGCTATATCTACCCTGTCATTAATAATGAGCGGAACGTGAAAACGATCAAGAAGCTGTTTAAGCCGGAGGGCACGCTCATAAAACTTTTTTCCGTCCGCTTCCTTTTCACGAAGCTGTACGAGCGTTACCCCTCCTTCGAGCGCTTTTTCCACTTTTGCTAAAAGCTCTTCTTCTGTTCCCTCAAACAAATCTGTAACAAGATACATTTTATAAGATAGGTTGTTTTGCTTCATACATTTTTACCTCTTTTTCCCATACTGTATTCGTAAGTGTTGATAGTTCGTCAAAAAGATTAATTTTAAAAGTGCCAACCCCTTCTCCTTCTTTAAGACGCTTTACGGCTCTTTCTCCAGCAAGTCCCATATACGAAATACCAGCAAGCGCTCCTTCTAACACACTCCTACTCGCTCCAACAAAACAGCCGATAATAGATGCTGTCATACATCCTGTCCCACTTACACGCGTTAACATCTGGTGACCATTCTCTACGTAGACGACACGTTCTCCGTCTGTAATAACGTCAATTTCTCCGCTTATGACAACAACAGTGTTATACTTTTTGGCCGTTTTTTTAGCAATTGTAGTTTTATCTTCGCCAACTTCCCCAGCATCAACACCTGAGGTTTTAGCTTCTACTCCAATAAGAGAGGCCACTTCAGAAACATTTCCTCTAATAACGGTTACCTTTACTTGCTCTAACAGCCACTGAACAGATTTCGTACGATATGTTGTAGCCCCAACTCCAACAGGATCAAAGACAACTGGAATGTCTTTTTCATTTGCTTTTCTCATTGCTTTTTCCATCGCAACAAGAGAATCTTTTTTGATTGTCCCAAAATTAATAACAAGTGCAGAAGAAATAGACGTCATTTCTTCTACTTCTTCAATAGCATCTGCCATAACGGGCGAACCGCCAGCAGCGAGTGTTGCATTCGCACAATCATTAATTGTCACAGCATTTGTAATATGATGAACAAGAGGATTTTTTTCTCTTGTTTCCTTTAACAACTCACTAATTTTTTGTTTCATCATTAGACTCTCTCCTCTTTATAGACGCCCGCTTTTTCGTAAAGATCATAAAAATGATGAGTTGGGCCATGTCCGCTTCCGATGTTTAAGCTATTCTTAATAGCGCCTGTAATATATTCTTTTGCTTGTTTTACTGCATCTTCAAGGGCTAATCCTCGTGCTAATCCCGCTGAGATGGCAGCTGAAAGCGTGCAACCTGTGCCATGCGTGTTTTTTGTTTGAATTCTCTTTCCATAAAAATGTGTGAACATTTCTCCATTAAAAAGAACATCTGTTGGTTCTTCTTCTAAATGTCCGCCCTTCATTAAAATGGCTGATGGACCTTCCTTTATTAAAAGACGTGCCGCATCTTCCATCTCCTCGATTGTCTTAATCTCTGCTCCTGTAAGTTTGCATGCTTCAGGAACGTTCGGTGTTACAACTGACGCAAGAGGCAATAGTTCTTCTTTTAATGCCTCAACAGCTTCTGGGTGAAGCAAGTCATAGCCGCTTTTTGAAATCATCACAGGATCCAATACAATATACGGAGCATTGTATTCCTTCAGTTTTTTAGCAACTACTTTAATTGTTTCAACTGTTGAGAGCATTCCAATTTTCACACTATCAACTTTAATATCTGTAAAAATAGCATCAAGCTGATCTTCAATAATGTTTGGCGAAATATCTTGCACAGAAAGAACACCTCTCGTATTTTGAGCGGTAACAGCAGTAATAACGCTCATCCCGTACGTCCCAAGTGCTGAGAAAGTTTTTAAATCTGCTTGAATGCCTGCTCCTCCTGAACTGTCCGAGCCTGCGATTGTTAAAGATGTTTTCATGAATTTAGCCTCCTTAAATTTTCAATTCCATTTCGTTTTATAAGTACACGCAAAAAGATATAGCCAAGTAATGCCCCACCAAACGAGCTCATAATAAATGATGGAACAAAAGCAAAGAGAGCGACATTTTTCCCTAAGAAAAGGAGGGCAAAAGGATACGCTATTATGGCCCCGATAATCCCTGTTCCAACGACTTCTCCTAACGCAGTGAGCGCCATGTTCTTCGTTTTCTGATACAAAAACGCTGCTAAAAAGGCCCCAATCATACTTCCTGGGAAAGCAAGAATTGAACCTGTCCCAAACAAGTTACGTAAAAGCGATGTTCCAAACGCACATAAAACAGCGTAAAAAGGGCCTAACAATACAGCAGAAAGCACGTTAATCACGTGCTGTAACGGAAATATCTTTGCAAACCCAAGCGGAATGTAAAAAAGATGACTTGTTAACGTTCCAATTGCCATTAAAAGGGCTGTTGCTGATAGCTTCGTTGTTTTACGCAAAAAAAGCTCCTCCTATGAGCACTAGGAGAAGCTTGTTATGTAAGTAAAGAGTACAACTTAAAAAGCCGATTTGTACACTTCAATTAATATCGTAACGCGACTTCCCTACGCTAGTTTTAACTAGTTCAGGTTTGAAGGGTCAAAGACAAAAGGTCTTACTCTCAGCCGGCTTCTCCAGCTCCCCTAGTGCAGAATACTTATGAATTTTTCTCTATTATATCAATTTTCGACAAAGTTGCAAAGGTAAAACGTTCAAAGGCTATACTGATAATTTGGGATAGATCTAAAAATATGGTAACCGCTCACGCTTACCCCCATCATTCCTCCACCAAGAAAAATGGTGTTACCACAAAAAAGTCAGTTTCCTACTTTATTTAGACAAGGCCTACTCATTGTTATATTTTTAGCTTGATGGATACACCCGAAAATTTTATAATATAAGTTATTGAATAATTAAAAGCTGTAAACATCAATTTACAGCAGGTGGATTTTTATGTAATATTGCTTTACTTTTCGCCACCCATCTCTTTTTAGAGATGGGTGGCTTTATTTTGTTGTATGGAGGGTTTAATAATGAAGATTTGGAGCTATGCATTACTTGTCTTTTTAGGTGGCTGTTCTTATGGAGTCGTATCAACGTTTGTTAAAATAGGCTACAGTCAAGGATTTAAACTAAGTGAAATAACAGGATCTCAATATTTACTTGGATCTATCATGTTGTGGATCATTTCAATTTTTGTGCCAAAAGTACGTTTAAAAGGTAAACAGTGGCTAACTTTGATTCTAAGTGGTATACCAATGGGCTTAACTGGGATTTTTTACAACCAAACTCTTAATTATGTAAATGCCTCGTTTGCCATTATACTTCTCCTGCAATTCACATGGATAAGTATAATTTTACAATATCTTTTTGATAAGAAAGTACCCACTCGCACAAACTTAATTGCAACAGGAATTATCCTTTTCGGTTCTCTCCTTGCTTCTGGCTTCTTGAAGAGTGAGATTGCTTTTTCACTTACCGGCATCAGCTTTGGGTTGCTTGCTGCTTTATCATTTGCTCTTTTTATTTTTCTAAGTGGACGTACAAGTATACCTATTCATCCAATTTATAAAAGTGCAATTATGACAACTGGAGCGGCATTGACTATATTTGTTTTGTTGCCGCCTGTATTTCTTGTAAACGATTCGCTTACAAATGGACTGTGGATATACGGTCTTCTCACCGGATTCTTTGGTTCAGTCATTCCCCCTATTTTATTTAATATTGGTATGCCTAAAGTAGGCGGAAGCTTAGGAACCATTCTAAGTGCCTCAGAGCTACCAACGGCTGTAACGATGTCTACCATTGTTCTGCATGAAACGGTGACCTTATTCCAATGGATTGGTGTAGTTATCATTCTGGCAGGAATTGCTTACCCAAATATCAAAATCCGTCAAACTTACTCCCTTGACAAAGGACATTGAATATTTGAAGCAAACTATTATACAAACTAAACTGCCCCTTTATTGTTCGACAACAATAAAGGGGCAGTTTAATTATTCCTCTTTTAAATTATAAGTAAGCCTCAGTATAAGGCATTATAATGCCGTTTACCGTTATTCATTAATTTCTTTTAAAACACTAATGTCCCCTCATTTAATAAAGAAGAAATATCGTATTAAACATGCTATCGTTCTGGTTCTGATACAAACCATTTCTTAAAGGACCTTGTTGTTTAAATTCTAATCTAGTTAACCCATTACTTCTATTGTTCTGAAACTAGATCGTTATCTAAGTAATTAGAGAGGTGAAAGCGGGGCAAATGCCTATTAACCACTCTCCCCCTTCTCTCAATGATTTACCCACTTGCTACATTTCACGAACCCAATAATTTATTTTAGCCGTCATTTCACGACCAACTTCTTCATTTGTACGCTCTTTCAACGAGGTGAACACACGCATTTTCATTTCTTCAATCTCTTCTCCATAGGAAACAACTGTTGACCATTCCAAATCAGGAATTGCAATAAGAGTTGTTTCTTCTTTTTTGTTTTCATGAAGGTATACTTGTCCAACTTTTCTTCCTTCATAGTCAATGTTTGCCATTCTAATTTTCATGCTAATCCCTACTTTCTTTCGCTTTCACCATACAACTATACCGTCAAAAAGGATGATTGA containing:
- a CDS encoding MerR family transcriptional regulator; protein product: MQTYTTKEAAKKVNVPPRIIKQWEKELDGFFYIPRTKQGARIYTEEELQMLRTLKDMYGKKTKKEEIKLFLKKAKQKPESSQNSTEQSNVLSFAKHNSSLNENNNEKKQAPPPSSIDQKKQQRVVEQRIKAERERQRLQQEEKKKNEERSTICPVDSTPQPVNQVKSELVEKVQTYKDVFEAFDTFKRELLTEVRNEIRGEVRNEIISEVKEQLQHNNEQTVEAIEAINAVVSESGEQTSKEVQRELKHVSSRLTKISEETTEEMQGYVEQVSAEALDRQAELKHWLTNIEQSSGSSMDEMKKMVHELEENSKSTSFELRSFAHEMTKRSDWKADEMKDLIDSIKRDRAAYVNELKHDRQMHRQDIEERERLFHDFVHNFRQTAAAEEEEKVKSWWRFWK
- the tenA gene encoding thiaminase II, with the translated sequence MSFSQELRRLAAPVYEAIFNHPFVKGIGEGNVPKDALIHYVCQDFEYLTSFCRVYGVAISRCENREQMELFNEQINFVLHSEVHPHHNFCDVAGVKYEDLQAKPLAPGAHHYINHMTTVAQTGSLGEIIAVLLPCPWTYLEIGQKLIEQHDPTEDHPFYEWIMFYGKKEMDSVTHKLCALLDQWAEGASEREKEKMKDHFIKSCELEYLFWDMAYQKQQWPSEMSPVEA
- the thiE gene encoding thiamine phosphate synthase; the encoded protein is MKQNNLSYKMYLVTDLFEGTEEELLAKVEKALEGGVTLVQLREKEADGKKFYERALRLKQLLDRFHVPLIINDRVDIALAVGAFGVHVGQDDLPLKVVRSLVGDMIVGVSVRTVQEAKKAVEDGADYIGVGAVFPTSTKLDAKGITKEELTEITGSVRIPAVAIGGITAGNIEKLNGTGIRGAAVVSAILKSQDPKKAAEELNEKLNIQ
- the thiM gene encoding hydroxyethylthiazole kinase; translated protein: MMKQKISELLKETREKNPLVHHITNAVTINDCANATLAAGGSPVMADAIEEVEEMTSISSALVINFGTIKKDSLVAMEKAMRKANEKDIPVVFDPVGVGATTYRTKSVQWLLEQVKVTVIRGNVSEVASLIGVEAKTSGVDAGEVGEDKTTIAKKTAKKYNTVVVISGEIDVITDGERVVYVENGHQMLTRVSGTGCMTASIIGCFVGASRSVLEGALAGISYMGLAGERAVKRLKEGEGVGTFKINLFDELSTLTNTVWEKEVKMYEAKQPIL
- the thiD gene encoding bifunctional hydroxymethylpyrimidine kinase/phosphomethylpyrimidine kinase; the protein is MKTSLTIAGSDSSGGAGIQADLKTFSALGTYGMSVITAVTAQNTRGVLSVQDISPNIIEDQLDAIFTDIKVDSVKIGMLSTVETIKVVAKKLKEYNAPYIVLDPVMISKSGYDLLHPEAVEALKEELLPLASVVTPNVPEACKLTGAEIKTIEEMEDAARLLIKEGPSAILMKGGHLEEEPTDVLFNGEMFTHFYGKRIQTKNTHGTGCTLSAAISAGLARGLALEDAVKQAKEYITGAIKNSLNIGSGHGPTHHFYDLYEKAGVYKEERV
- the thiW gene encoding energy coupling factor transporter S component ThiW; amino-acid sequence: MRKTTKLSATALLMAIGTLTSHLFYIPLGFAKIFPLQHVINVLSAVLLGPFYAVLCAFGTSLLRNLFGTGSILAFPGSMIGAFLAAFLYQKTKNMALTALGEVVGTGIIGAIIAYPFALLFLGKNVALFAFVPSFIMSSFGGALLGYIFLRVLIKRNGIENLRRLNS
- a CDS encoding EamA family transporter, with protein sequence MKIWSYALLVFLGGCSYGVVSTFVKIGYSQGFKLSEITGSQYLLGSIMLWIISIFVPKVRLKGKQWLTLILSGIPMGLTGIFYNQTLNYVNASFAIILLLQFTWISIILQYLFDKKVPTRTNLIATGIILFGSLLASGFLKSEIAFSLTGISFGLLAALSFALFIFLSGRTSIPIHPIYKSAIMTTGAALTIFVLLPPVFLVNDSLTNGLWIYGLLTGFFGSVIPPILFNIGMPKVGGSLGTILSASELPTAVTMSTIVLHETVTLFQWIGVVIILAGIAYPNIKIRQTYSLDKGH
- a CDS encoding YueH family protein — encoded protein: MKIRMANIDYEGRKVGQVYLHENKKEETTLIAIPDLEWSTVVSYGEEIEEMKMRVFTSLKERTNEEVGREMTAKINYWVREM